The Mycobacterium seoulense genomic interval TTCGCGACGCTTTCCCTGCCGCTCGAAGAGATGCATGAGATCGGCCGTCGCCTCGGGGCGACCCTGAACGACGTGGCGGTCACCGTCGTCGACGCCGGGCTGCATGCCTACCTACGCGAGACGGACCGGGCCTTCGCGCACCGCTTCATCGCGATGTGTCCGGTGTCGCTGCGCGCCGGCGGGGACACGGCGATCGGCACGCGAGTGTCGGCGGTGTTCCCGCGGCTCGGAGAGCCTCAGGCGAGCATGTCGGAACGGATCCACCAGGTGGTCGACTCGGTCGCGGCGTGCAAGAAAGAACTCGGCCGCATGTCCAGCGAGGCGGCGCTGACCTATGCGGCCGGGCTGGTCGCGCTCGCCGGCCTGGGTTCGTCCACACACCTGGACCGCGTCGCCCACCCGGCGTGCAACCTCGTCATCTCCAATGTGGCGGGCGCCAAGGAGATCCGATACCTCAACGGCGCACGCCTGCTGGGCATCTACCCGGTTTCCGCCCTCGCGGCCTCGATCGGACTCAACGCCACCTTCGCGTCCTACCACGACAGCATGGACTTCGGCTTCGTCGCCAACGCCGCGGCACTCGGTGACCTACCGCTCCTCGCGCGGTGCACGCGGCGGGCCTACGCAGAGCTGAAAGGGGCGGCGGGATTGCAACCGGCGGGTCAAAAGTCGGCCACCGTGTAGGAGGATCGACGGATGAAGAGCGTGACGTGCACCAACGCAAAGCTCGAAGTAATCGACGCCCCGACGCCGACCCCCGCCAAGGGGCAGTTATTGCTCGACGTCCTGCGGTGCGGCATCTGCGGATCGGATCTGCACGCACGCCGGCACTGCGACGAACTCGCCGACGTGATGGCCGAGTCGGGATATGACGCGTTCATGCGATCGGATCAGCAGGTGGTGTTCGGTCACGAATTCTGCGGCGAGGTGCTCGATCACGGTCCCGGCACTCGCAAGGCCCCGCGGCCCGGCACGCGCGTCGTGGCCCTGCCGCTGCTGCGGCGCGGCAAAGAAGTGCACGGGATCGGGCTGTCCACCATGGCGCCGGGCGCCTACGCCGAGCAGCTTCTGGTCGAGCAGTCCCTGACGTTCGCCGTCCCGAACGGGTTGCCCCCCGAGACGGCGGCGCTGACCGAGCCGATGGCCGTCGGGTGGCACGCCGTCCGGCGCGGCGAGGTGAAGAAGGGTGACGTCGCGATCGTCATCGGTTGCGGGCCAATCGGTCTCGCGGTGATCTGCATGCTCAAGGCACACGGGGTGCGCACGGTGATCGCCAGCGACTTCTCGCCGGGGCGGCGCGCGCTGGCGACGGCGTGCGGGGCCGATATCGTCGTCGACCCCGCGCGGGACTCCCCGTACGCAACCGAGGCGGGACGCAAGCATCTGCAAGGCATCCTGGAGGCGTTCGACCTGGCCGTCGGGACGATCGAGAAGCTGCAGCGGCTGCGGCTGCCGTGGTGGCACGTGTGGCGCGCCGCCGACGCGATCGGCGCCGCAACGCCCAAGCATCCCGTCGTCTTCGAATGCGTCGGCGTCCCGGGCATCATCGACGACATCATTGCCCATGCGCCGCTGTTCTCGCGCGTCGTTGTCGTCGGCGTCTGCATGGGCGCCGACCGCATTCGACCGGCCATGGCGATCAACAAAGAAATCGACCTGCGGTTCGTGCTCGGCTACACGCCGCTGGAGTTCCGCGACACCCTGCATATGCTCGCCGACGGAAAGGTCAACGTGACGCCGCTGATCACGGGGACGGTCGGGTTGTCCGGCGTCGAAGCCGCGTTCGATGCGCTCGCCGACCCCGAGACGCACGCGAAGATCCTGATCGACCCCAAGAGCGACGCTATCCGGCCGGTTTGATCTCCAGGCCGACGTGCACCTTGTCGATGCCGCCGCGCACGATCGAGTGCGCGTAGAACCACCACGCGTGGTACCAGTACCGCCTGAGCACGGCGTTGTAGACGCGCCGCGTCTCGGACTTCGGCAGGACTCGGGCGACGCCCTCGACCGCTTCGCTCTTGGGTTTGCCCAACGCGGCGCTCTTGGCGAGGGTCACCCGGGGCGTGTTGTTGATCCGCTTGGTCTTCCACGACCCGTCGTCGGTGATCACCAGCAGCGTGTCGCCGTCGGGCACACCCCAGATCGGTGTCGGCTTGGGGCGGCCGTCCTTGGTGAACGTCGTCAGCAGCAGGTACTTCGATTGGATGACGTCGGCGAAAGTGGGAGGCACGGCCTTCCTTCCGTTACGTGACTGTTGGTAACCCAATTCCCCGATCACACCACTTCCTAATCCTGCGACCCCGCCACGCTAGACTCTTGGGCGATCGCCCAACCGCCCGCACGTCACGGTCCACCGACAGGAAGTCAACACCATGACCGCCTCCCAACGACCGAGGGCGCGGGATTCCACGACCCGCGACATGCTGATCGGCGCGACGATCCAGGTCATGGTCGACGAGGGCTACGCCGCGGCGACGTCTCGCCGGGTGGCGGCGCAAGCCGGCGTCAAACCGGCCTTGGTGCACTACTACTTCCCCACCATGGACGAGCTCTTCCTGAACGTCTTCCGGCGCGGAGCTGAGGCCTACCTGGAGCGCCAACAGCAGGCGCTGGCCTCCGACCGCCCCCTGCACGCGTTCTGGGACACGCTCATCGAACCGAAGGACACCCGCCTGCTGCTGGAGTTCATGGGGCTGGCCAACCATCGCAAGGAGATCAGGGCCGAGATCGCGGCCTGGTTCCAGCGGTGGCGCGAAATGCAGATCACCGCACTGAATTTCATCGTCCGCG includes:
- a CDS encoding zinc-binding dehydrogenase, which gives rise to MKSVTCTNAKLEVIDAPTPTPAKGQLLLDVLRCGICGSDLHARRHCDELADVMAESGYDAFMRSDQQVVFGHEFCGEVLDHGPGTRKAPRPGTRVVALPLLRRGKEVHGIGLSTMAPGAYAEQLLVEQSLTFAVPNGLPPETAALTEPMAVGWHAVRRGEVKKGDVAIVIGCGPIGLAVICMLKAHGVRTVIASDFSPGRRALATACGADIVVDPARDSPYATEAGRKHLQGILEAFDLAVGTIEKLQRLRLPWWHVWRAADAIGAATPKHPVVFECVGVPGIIDDIIAHAPLFSRVVVVGVCMGADRIRPAMAINKEIDLRFVLGYTPLEFRDTLHMLADGKVNVTPLITGTVGLSGVEAAFDALADPETHAKILIDPKSDAIRPV
- a CDS encoding PPOX class F420-dependent oxidoreductase is translated as MPPTFADVIQSKYLLLTTFTKDGRPKPTPIWGVPDGDTLLVITDDGSWKTKRINNTPRVTLAKSAALGKPKSEAVEGVARVLPKSETRRVYNAVLRRYWYHAWWFYAHSIVRGGIDKVHVGLEIKPAG
- a CDS encoding TetR/AcrR family transcriptional regulator; amino-acid sequence: MTASQRPRARDSTTRDMLIGATIQVMVDEGYAAATSRRVAAQAGVKPALVHYYFPTMDELFLNVFRRGAEAYLERQQQALASDRPLHAFWDTLIEPKDTRLLLEFMGLANHRKEIRAEIAAWFQRWREMQITALNFIVREHDLDTGDFPPAGIAVIIAAVGRMLILEQALGATTGHSEAVALVNRFVDRFEMPS